One Synechococcus sp. JA-2-3B'a(2-13) genomic window carries:
- a CDS encoding NifX-associated nitrogen fixation protein has translation MTVTPLSPSTSPILQEIVRQMRAADPYGTYRAWSDELLLKPFVVTKAQKRQISLEGEVDPGVRSRILIYYRAIAALIEKETGLLAQVVLDLNSEGFGWVLVFSGRLLLVVNTLRDAHRFGFDSLEQLSEKATALIDKGIQLARTYPEVGRL, from the coding sequence ATGACGGTTACCCCTCTTTCCCCCTCGACCAGCCCCATCTTGCAAGAGATCGTTCGCCAGATGCGGGCGGCGGATCCCTACGGCACCTACCGCGCCTGGAGTGATGAGTTGCTGCTCAAGCCCTTTGTCGTCACCAAAGCCCAAAAACGCCAGATATCCCTCGAAGGGGAGGTGGATCCCGGGGTGCGGAGCCGCATTCTCATCTACTACCGCGCCATTGCCGCCCTGATCGAAAAGGAGACGGGCCTCCTGGCTCAGGTGGTGCTGGATCTCAACAGCGAAGGCTTTGGTTGGGTGCTGGTCTTCTCAGGGCGGTTGTTGTTGGTGGTCAACACCCTGCGGGATGCCCATCGCTTTGGCTTTGACTCCCTCGAACAGCTCAGCGAAAAAGCCACTGCCCTTATCGACAAAGGGATCCAACTGGCCCGAACCTACCCTGAGGTGGGCCGACTGTAG
- the nifX gene encoding nitrogen fixation protein NifX, whose protein sequence is MQVAFTTRDGKHVNAHFGWANQIDLYEVTPEGYRFCKTLTFGGNLEADGNEDKLVPKLQALADVTLIYVAAIGSSAAARLINRRITPIKVQSEEESIESLLQRLVSTLHNPPPWLRKVLLAERARKAEAPNPSTSPAEV, encoded by the coding sequence ATGCAAGTGGCCTTTACAACCCGCGACGGCAAGCACGTCAATGCCCACTTTGGCTGGGCCAACCAGATCGACCTCTACGAAGTCACCCCCGAAGGCTACCGATTTTGTAAGACCCTCACCTTTGGGGGCAACTTGGAGGCAGATGGCAACGAGGACAAGCTGGTGCCCAAGCTGCAGGCTTTGGCCGATGTCACCCTCATCTACGTGGCTGCCATTGGCAGCAGTGCCGCCGCCCGCCTGATCAACCGCCGCATCACCCCCATCAAAGTGCAGTCGGAAGAAGAATCCATCGAGAGCTTGTTGCAGCGCCTGGTATCCACCCTGCACAACCCTCCCCCCTGGCTGCGCAAAGTGCTCTTGGCCGAGCGCGCCCGCAAAGCCGAAGCCCCAAATCCCTCTACTTCCCCTGCGGAGGTTTAG
- the nifN gene encoding nitrogenase iron-molybdenum cofactor biosynthesis protein NifN gives MMAQLIQERKPLSVNPLKLSAPLGAALAFLGIKGCLPLFHGSQGCTAFAKALLVRHFREAIPMSTTAMSEVDTILGGEENVEAAILTLVEKAQPELIGLLTTGLTETRGDDMPRILRELRRRQPQLQDLPIVLASTPDFKGSLQDGYAIAVNSLVSTLPESPSGSVRPAQVTVLCGPALTPADAQEIKEMAEAFGLEPILVPDPAGSLDGHLGTGFRATPDGGTTLEQLRQLGRSGLTIAVGESMRPAAQILAQRFGTPYRVFPHLTGLKAVDPFLATLADHSQQPVPSRYRRQRSQVQDALLDCHFFFGNQRIALALEADLLWGWVDWLLDMGCQIQAAISPTPDPHLTTLPIEAVRVGDLGDLEELAPGADLLVGNSHVARLGKRLGIPVHRMGIPIFDRLGANHLCQVGYRGTLSQLFAVGNLLMEQEEARHPSPPQVSGHGF, from the coding sequence ATGATGGCCCAGCTCATCCAAGAACGCAAGCCTCTCAGCGTCAACCCCCTCAAACTCAGCGCTCCGCTGGGAGCGGCCCTGGCCTTTCTGGGGATCAAGGGCTGTCTGCCCCTCTTCCACGGTTCCCAAGGCTGTACGGCCTTTGCCAAAGCGCTGCTGGTACGTCATTTCCGCGAGGCCATTCCCATGTCCACCACTGCCATGTCCGAAGTGGACACCATCTTGGGGGGGGAGGAGAATGTCGAAGCTGCCATCCTCACCTTGGTGGAGAAGGCCCAGCCGGAGCTGATTGGTCTTCTGACCACCGGCCTCACGGAAACCCGCGGGGACGATATGCCGCGCATCCTGCGGGAGCTGCGCCGACGCCAGCCGCAATTGCAGGATCTGCCCATCGTCTTGGCCTCCACGCCTGACTTTAAAGGATCCCTGCAAGACGGCTATGCCATCGCCGTCAACAGCTTGGTCAGCACCCTGCCGGAATCGCCGTCGGGATCCGTCCGCCCTGCCCAGGTAACGGTGCTGTGCGGGCCTGCCCTCACCCCTGCCGACGCCCAGGAGATCAAAGAAATGGCGGAGGCTTTTGGCCTAGAGCCGATCCTGGTGCCGGATCCCGCGGGTTCCCTGGACGGACACTTGGGCACCGGCTTTAGGGCGACCCCAGACGGCGGCACCACCCTTGAGCAATTGCGCCAGCTCGGGCGTTCCGGCCTCACCATAGCTGTCGGCGAGAGCATGCGCCCTGCCGCTCAGATCCTGGCCCAGCGCTTTGGCACCCCCTATCGGGTTTTCCCCCACCTGACCGGTCTCAAGGCTGTGGATCCCTTTTTGGCAACCTTGGCCGATCACAGCCAGCAGCCGGTGCCCTCTCGCTACCGCCGCCAGCGCAGCCAAGTCCAGGATGCCCTCCTGGATTGCCACTTTTTCTTCGGCAACCAGCGGATTGCCTTGGCCCTAGAAGCCGATCTGCTCTGGGGGTGGGTGGACTGGCTGCTGGATATGGGCTGTCAGATCCAGGCGGCCATCAGTCCCACACCGGATCCCCACTTGACCACCCTTCCCATTGAGGCAGTGCGGGTGGGAGATCTGGGGGATCTGGAGGAGCTAGCACCCGGGGCTGACCTGCTGGTGGGCAACTCCCACGTGGCGCGCCTGGGCAAGCGGCTGGGGATCCCGGTGCATCGGATGGGGATCCCCATCTTCGACCGGCTGGGGGCCAACCACCTCTGTCAGGTGGGCTATCGCGGCACCCTATCCCAACTGTTTGCTGTCGGCAACCTGCTGATGGAGCAGGAGGAAGCCCGTCACCCCAGCCCACCCCAGGTTTCTGGGCATGGATTCTAA